In the genome of Populus trichocarpa isolate Nisqually-1 chromosome 6, P.trichocarpa_v4.1, whole genome shotgun sequence, one region contains:
- the LOC18100461 gene encoding golgin candidate 1-like yields the protein MTACLTVKIQAWQEEVERSRQGQRDAESKLSYFETEVQKMRVEMAAMKRDAEHYSRQEHMELEKRYRELTDLLYYKQTQLEAMASEKAAAEFQLEKKVKRLQEAQVETERSRVSRHTSSSWEEDTEMKELEPLPLHHRHMVGASVQLQKAAKLIDSGAAARATRFLWRYRTARLSLLFYPVRRVYLVYKIFN from the exons ATGACGGCCTGTTTAACTGTTAAGATCCAGGCCTGGCAAGAAGAAGTGGAACGTTCTCGCCAAGGTCAGAGAGATGCAGAGAGCAAGCTCTCCTATTTTGAG ACTGAAGTGCAGAAAATGAGAGTTGAAATGGCCGCCATGAAGAGGGATGCTGAGCATTATTCACGTCAG GAACATATGGAGCTAGAGAAGCGCTACCGTGAACTAACTGACCTATTG TACTACAAGCAAACTCAGTTAGAAGCCATGGCTAGTGAAAAAGCAGCTGCAGAGTTTCAGTTGGAGAAGAAAGTAAAACGTCTTCAAGAAGCACAG GTTGAGACAGAAAGAAGTAGAGTTTCCCGCCACACATCTTCATCTTGGGAAGAAGACACTGAAATGAAGGAACTAGA GCCTCTTCCCTTGCATCACCGTCACATGGTTGGGGCAAGTGTACAG TTGCAAAAGGCAGCAAAACTAATTGATTCAGGAGCGGCTGCTCGAGCCACTAGATTTTTATGGCGGTATCGAACTGCTAGACTTAGTTTGCTTTTCTATCCGGTAAGAAGAGTTTATCTTGTGTataaaatctttaattaa